TCTTCGAAGGATGTACATTTAATCGGAAACTGGCTAGAATACAGAGACAGACCAGAATCTTCTCGGACCATGGCTTAAATTTTAAATTCCAAGTTGTTTGACTGCATAACTTAAGGAAtattttttaactgaaatcagGGGTTTAATCATTACTACTGGCTATTTACCATTCACTGTGATCAGCTGCTGTGTTGAGATCCAAAGGAAGGACACAGAAAACATTGTCCATATTACTCTTGGCTTCCTCCTAATGCCCATTGTACACCATGGCCATGCCTTTACCAAACTTCACCCTCTGCTCTTCCTAGTCTCCATGATACAGTACAACTGCCCTTTCCCTATCTCTGCAGCCCCCAATGCCCCTTGGCCCTGGGTACATTCTTGCCTGTGCAGCTGGCGCTGAAGCTGGTACCACGGTTTCTATTTTTAGTGAACAAGCTAGAGTACAGCTAGAGCGGCTATAGGAGATGCCATTCACACCcctggctgcagtgtagatgcaccccACGTATGTAAACTGAATTATTCAGTCAGGTCTCTTTCCGTCAGTCGGCTGGTTTTGACTTGGCAAATCAGTGTAAATTCTCAGCATGCCATTTTAATACAGAATAGACAGGTTCCTTGTATTCCTAGAGTCCTTTTCAAAGCCACAAACATACTGATGTAATTGCACAGGAATTCACTTACGCGAGGTCTCCACACAGACTTTGCACCAGGATCACTATTCGGGTTAGTTGTGtgactttgttttggaaacagtTCTACCAGTACAGCCTCTAGCTCGGACACAGCGAACCAATATCGATGTCCCTTGGTCTGGTATAGCTTATCCCCCTTCGGAATGAACTCTCCTGATACAAGCAGCTTTACATCAGTGTAGTTGTATCCAGTCAGATTAGATGAGTGTACCCCACACCGCGCCCACTGGAGGCCTCAGGGAAGCCCAGAACACAGcccctcacctcagtttcccttcttcgaTACCCAAATAAACTCCACACAGGTTTTTTCCAGTCCAATAGCAACAGCCCCCCATTTAGGTTTCATTTATTAAGTTAACATTCAGAACTAAAATGTAGATGACACAGTCCCTCCAGTTGCCTACACCGCAAACTCCCACCATTCGGTCTGAGTCCTGCCCGCCTTAGCAGGCCACTCCCAGCTCTTCCTAGCTGGAGCAATTCCCCCAGTCGCATGGTTTTCCCTCATTCACACTCTGAACTTTCACTTCAGCCTCCTGAGTTTCCCTCTTCCCCAATCCCCCTTCTGCCCTTTATTGGAAGtggcctgattcccctcaggtggggACCCTTCTCTAACCAGGGCTGGCTTGGCCCCGGCTCTCCAGTCCATGGGCACATGGCCCTGTCACAGGCAGGGATAGGCCAATATAGTTTAAGTGGTGCAATttctatgtgtagacaagccttgatgGATTTATTCCTCACACTGGACACAAAGGGGAGAGATAAGGGGACATCTGACAAGAGAGACAGCAGAAAGAACTCAGTTTCTTCTCATATTGCACGAtgcttttggtgagagagacagttaTTGGGTCACTGAGAAAATGGAGAAACACGAGAAGGAACTGCTAGAAAACATCCCCTGGGAAAGTTCTCAGGATACTGGTTTGGCTGTAAATGTACAGGCTGAGCTTTCCCATAAAAGGCAgatgttaggcacccaaatcctatGGACAGTGAATGAGAGTTGGGCACCATACACTCTTCGGTCCCATTGTCAAATACAATTGGATGTGGTGGAggagacagggcactggactgggactctgggtAGTTGGTTTACTGCCACGAACACACTCCGACCCTCTGGGATTCACAACCCCAGGTTGGCTGATGGCAAACCCTGCAGGCACCCAAGTGTTTCCCATAAATGGGCCTCAGGTGCCACTGGTTGTGCCCTGTGGAGCCCCACATCAGGGATCCGGACGCCGAGGCCCCAGAGAGATGTACAAACCTGGGGAAGGTGTGCGTTCTCCTGCCTGACTCTCCTTCAGGGCCCCATTtggctggccaggtgcccagaggctttgaaaactccCAATCGGACCCTAAGTAACTGGAAACAACTGGCCCTGAATTATTGCTGAAAAATGGACAAATACGAGTCCCATGCTGGTGTCCTGTTTCTGGGGCACAGGTCAGGAGGTTTCCTTTGCCTTTTCTCTTCCTTTGAGTGAAGCCTGGGGATGAAATACACTCTatgaaaaaaaagttaattattcaaTTTTCTAACATTGGAGTTCCATGCTGACATTGCAAACCTTTATTTTTAGAATGCAGGCGTCTTATTTTTCAGGGGTTTGTGTGTATATCTAGAAGTCTCTCACCCTACCCGGAATAGATGCCCAGTGTTCCAGCTGAGTCCATTTCATCTGCACCCTCTCACTGAGCacaatctcccctcattctctgAACTTTGAGCAGCCACAAAGTCAAGTCTCCCACCCGCCCCATAGTACCCACCTGTGGCATCTTATATAGGTCCTAAAAAGGCTGAAGTCACAGGATTTAAGAGGTCTCTCCATCTCCACTTTCTCCCACAGCTATGACCCTGTAAAAGCATGACTTGAAGACCAATGAAGCTCAGAGAAATATGACCTGGGACTTCAGCagtctttggctcaggccctaccCCACCCCATGTTACATCTATTTTAACCAAAAGAAACTGACTGGTTCGCATGGTCCAAACATGAATTTCCTGCAAGCTTTCCTCAGGGTCTCCTGGACCTCCttatttctcaggctgtagatgaggggattgacCAGGGGAATCAGGACTGTGTAGATAACAGACAGAACTTTCTTGAAGTCACTCAGGATGTTGGTGGTTGGGAACATATACACAATCAGCAGAGTTCCATAAAAAATGTTCACCAcgatgaggtgggaggagcaggtggaaaaggcctgttCCCTTCTGGTGGTGgatgggattctcaggatggtgacGATGATGCAGATACAGGACATCAAGGTAAGTAGGAATGGGACCAGTGAGGAAAGGAAAGTGAGTGTGAAAGCCAATGTTTCCATCAGGTGAGGGTTATTGCAGGAGAGCTTTACAAGGGGGATAAAATCACAAAATAAATGATCAATAATGTTGGGGCCACAGAATGTTAAATGAGATATCAACAATGTTGATATGCCACTACATAGGAAGCCTCCTATCCAAGAGCCACCTGCAAGTTGGAGGCAGACCCTGCCACTCATACGGGCTGCATAATGCAGTGGATTGCATATCGCTAAATATCCATCGTAAGACATCACCGACAGGAGAAGGCATTCTGTAGCAAGCACAGaagcaaagaaataaaattgTGTGACACACCCATTGAATGAAATAgtcctgtccccagtcaggagacgaGCCAGCACcgtgggcaggatggtggaggtgtagcaggtttccaagcaggacaagttccccaggaagaagtacatgggggcgTGAAGGTGCTGATCTGTCACAACTAGCGCAGAGATCAGGatgttcccagccatggtcacGATGTAAATAAtgagaaacagcaggaagagaagagttTGTAGctcagggagattcccaaatcctCGTAGGATGAATTCTGTGAAAACCATTTGATTCACTTGCTCTGGGTTTGCCATGCGGTCCAACtaggggaaagaaacaaaaatttacAATGGAATCTGTAGAGGATACATTTTCATCATGCTTTAGCATCAATTTAGTTCCATAAATATTCCATAAGGCTCCTCATCCTGTGGGGTCAGTGAAGAACCAAGACTCTGGAGGCTAATTTCCTATTCAGATCTTTGAGTTTCCATTATCACCCTCCTCTGGTCAGTTAAGAGATCAATGCAGACAGAAAACCACACACACCACTGTGCATATTTATGTCAAAATTGTCAAAGCCATTTTGTATTAGTCGTTTGTAATTTCGACAAGTAGTCCCCATGGCTCACCAGGGTGGACTGTGACTTCTTGCACTGCAAACATATTATCGGTTCAACTAATGGCTAGCAGGCTCTAGTGGACTCAGCCAAGAGATGAGACAGTGACCAACACGCTGTCATAGCAGGTTACGTTAGTCTCCATCGGACaatgtccagccctttcctgcttttattctttttccattttttgacaTTCATCCTAGACCGctccagagaaggagagagacttgTCACTGAGCTGTTGCATCACAAACTGATGCCAAATTTATAATTCACTCTCCTTATGGTGTCCTTTGCCAGCATCACAACCACCGTGGTGTTTTGGTTACTTTCCCTCAGAAACACTTGCCAGTTGAATCTCGTTTTGTTTCTGTCTGCAATTGACTGGTTCCTCAGTCCTGCTGTGAATTTGCTTCCGCTACCCGGCTGATGTTGTCTGCCACCGTGATTAACTTCACGTTCCGGGTGAAGGGGGATTATGAATTCGCACAGGACCCACAACCCAATGAGCTAGCTCCTCAAACTGGCTGCCCCCACTCTATGATCGCTCTATTATAAAGCTATTTTATACAATACCCCGGTCCCCCAGCTCATGGCTTTGCTCTGTTACTGAATCCCATTGGTTTTggaaactgagccactcagccagCCACACGGTAGTGCCAGTAGCGAAGGCAATCGGATATTTTCAAACAGTGTCCTAGTGATACAAAATGTCCAACACCATGTAACACCCGAACATGTCACGTCAGTGTAACCCCGTCAGCCACTGTATAATTCCACTGACAATAATGGCACGTGTGTGATAAGATTTATTTTTACAGCCACTCAGTCATCTGTGTGGCTCATTTTCCCCAGGCCTTCTAGACACTTATCAATTTCTCTCTTAATAatcaaacaacaataataaaatagaaaTCGTTAGGAAAACAATGGAACAACGTGTAGAATTAGGGAATTATTATTACAATCTCAGGGTAACTGCACATGTTTTCCCTCTCCATGGTCCACTCTGAGAGTTCCCAGTCATGTCTCCAGCCGTCACTTGTCTCTCGGCAGGGACCCTTCTCCCAGTCTCATCTGACAGGGGGTTTTAAGACTGCACAGCTGCCTACCTTGCACAGGGAGGTCCCCAGCCAGCCAATCTACCTGACGCCCAGCACCACtgcattgctttctctccaaggctATGAACAGGTATTGCTAACAATTCCGAGTTACCCCACAGCACATTTATTTTCAGGGTGAAAGCATTACTGAGGAACAGATCATTAAATGACaacaaacagatttaaaacaaacatcaaaCACACCAGGAGTCACCCAGCAGCCTTATGGGGCCAAAGTGGGGCCAAGTCTTCTTGGCCCCCGCATCGTGGACAGAGATCCTGTTCATTTCTGTGTttcctagggctggtctacacttaaaacttagatcaacttagctacatcgctcagggataAGGACAATTTTACGCCTTCTGCAACGCAGTCAAGTCGACCTCCCCCCACAAACAGTAGACACCGCTAGGTTGAGGAtacaattcttctgttgaccgagTGTCACCGTGCCTccatgggtcacaactgagaataccaaatgcaaaacaaactgctgagaaatagggcagacacaccccaaaattgGTAGTTcttctcccataagatataccaaaccagcaacaaaataaacttctgtctcaccacactagCTAATAAGAAGGccaaaaagcagtttccttaggcattccagtccttgtaccaccaccaaaacactagacttaatgaaGAGGGGTTATTTAAACCAATTGCATCAAACTAAAGGGTTCTTCTAATcctaaaggaccagccacacacccaggtgaatatataactcagatcttccccaataatcacgctgtggCCAATTCTTTAGTATCTACAATCTAAAGGTTTACttatacaaagaaaggaagaaaagtaaGGGTTACAATTGGTTAAATTAATCAAATACATACCATAAATGcgaagttcttggatcaggcttgtagaagtgatggaataaactgctggcttgttaagtatTTGGTTGCTTCTGAATCATTGGAAGATCCTCAGTCCCATgtttagaatgctcccattagtacaaGTTCATCATAGTCCAGAagttggagcaggaaagaggccaatTCTCATAatgtcaaatacaaaaatgatacatgcatacaaataacacagtcatattcagcaaatcatcacTTTCGTATTGACGACTTACTTAACACACATTGTATAAGATTTGTTCCATTGTACAACAGTGGGAGCAACAATAATCTACAtgatcatattttaatcagataacgtcacatcGCCAATACAAAACTGATGCTGGAAGGGGTGTCCCAGACACTGCTGAATGCATCATAGAAACTTCCCATTCTTAGTTCTGTATTACTACAACTTCAAAACCAATATTAGAAGTATCAGGGTATAACAGAAATAGTTTATCAAAATCATGTTTGATAAAAAGAGGCCCTTTCTTTGTAAGGTTCATTATGGAAGTAGTGATATTATTTAATCCCTTTATAAACCCAAAGTCAAACTTGGTTAGACCAATTGTGGACTGGATTTGCTGTTGCAGCATAATTCCTGTACATTTCTTGCAAACTTGCTATGAGCTAATGAAAATAACAATTTTATCCATCCAAGCTCTGGAAAATGTTtagaacccaattaacatcaagtcaatgtagatattaatgttcttcataGTGTAGGAAGCAATATGgtaatgtgcctcagtttcccctttcctAGCGCACATTCGGTGTGTAATATCTTTTCTCCAGAGTACAGTTTCAAGACTGGTTACAGGTACTAACCAAAACATTAGAATCACAAGGCCTTTTAACGTGAAGTGTGTTGCCATGAAATGAAACAGTATAATCACAAAGGCTTCCAGCACATAGTGAGTTCTTGTGTCTCACTCCCAACATGTTCAAGCGTTTTTGTAcatattgtacatttttacagattTTGGTATTAGCAACAAACTAGTCACAAGAGTTCACATTAGCATTAATATTCACATCAAATCAATCACAATTGTACATTTACAAGCACTTGGTCATGCCAAGCTTTTTGTTTATATAGACCATTTTTAGTCAGTTTCTTCAATACCCTTTCAACCCTTTGTAGCTTTTTCTTTACCTCAGGGTTTTCCTTAACATAGGCTTTTAGTTTAACCACATCCTTGAGGCTTTGGTAATTTAGAGATGAGTGAGGAAAGTCTATAAGGGCATTTGGCCTTTCATGGGTTCACTTGCCTTCCTTCTTTCCCCTCTTTAGAGGGTTGAAATTTGAGATTTCCGGTATGCCATAATCTATAGTCTGTCTCGCTATGGTCTTATTGCTGGCAGCTATGGGCAACTTTGTTTCTCCCTTTTCAGCTAGGTAGATTGCCTGGACAGCACAccttaaagcaggggtctcaaactcaaatgaccatgagggccacatgaggactagtacattggcccgagggccgcattactgacacctcccaccGTGCCGCCCtcggctccgcccccactccaccccttccatgaggccccgcccctgccctgcctcttcccaccccttccctgcctccattccaaccccttccccgaaatcccaaccccaactctgcccgctccctgcccccagggggtgcaggaggggtgtggggtgtggtgggggctcagggcagggggttggggtgcaagaggggtgcagggtgcagcagggggatcagggcagtgggttgggatgcaagaagagtgcggggtgcggcatggggttcagggcagggggtcagggtgcagggtgcggcagggggctcagggcagggggttggggtgcaagaggggtgcagggtgcagcagggggatcagggcagtgggttgggatgcaagaggagtgcggggtgcggcatggggttcagggcagggggtcagggtgcagggtgcggcagggggctcagggcaggggtcagggtgcaggagaggtgcagggtactgcagggggtcggggtgcaggatgggtgtggcatgaggctcagggcagtgggttgggatgcaagaggggtgcggggtgaggcagggggctcagggcaggggtcagggtgcaggagtggtgcagggtatggcagggggtcggggtgcatgaggggtgtggcatggggctcagggcagtgggttggggtgcaagaggagtgcggggtgcagcagggggctcagggcagggctcagggtgCCGGAGGGGTGCAgagtatggcagggggtcggggtgcatgaggggtgtggcatggggctcagggcagtgggttcggatgcaggaggggtgcagggtgcagcagggggatcagagcagtgggttggggtgcaagaggagtgcagggtacggcagggggttcagggcagtgggtcagggtgcaggagaggtgcagggtactgctgggggtcggggtgcaggatgggtgcagcagggggatcagagcagtgggttggggttcaagaggagtgtggggtgaggcagggggtcggggtgcagcatatggcagggggttggggtgaagggtgcagcagggggctcagggcagggggttcggctgcaggagtggttcggggggcaggatctggcccggcgcgtaccgggggcagggcaggctccctgcctgcctgcctgtctgccctgcccccgcaagaggctggaacgtggggaagagggggggaggggctgtgtgtttctgttgcttgaggcaccactgccagcagctcccattggccgcggttccccgttccctgccaattggagctgctgggggcgctgcctgaagcaacagccacacacagccccttcgccccccttccccacattccagcctcttgcgggggcagggcaggcaggcagggagcattcCCTGCTCCCGGTGCATGTCCGGCCGGAGctgctctggtaaacactgggagagggggggggggggggctgcgaggggctcgcaggccgcagaaaatcaccctgcaggccacgtgtttgagacccctgccttaaAGAGACACAACCATTTTCTGTCATCATCTCTGAACTACAGTTCTGCTTTGCAATTACCAATTTTGGCATCCACAAGGCATTATATTTTCAGAGTTTACTAAGAAATCACAGGACATATTCAAAGCATCTATGGGTTTATCCACAAGGCTGCTTTGCTGTGTATAGCCAGGAATCCAGCCTTCCCTTTGAACCTGAGACACTAACTGTTCACTTAAAGAATCAACATGCAGACATTCATGTCTCAAcaacattgtcttcccaacaGGCTGGTCAAGCATAGCCACTGGCTTATAGGGCTGTTTAAATTCCCTTACAGTTTTCGTTCCATCTAAAACCTTCTTTAAGTTATCGACACTGGGATCTTTCTAAAGCTGGGTCAGTGGATCCATACACAtctgaaagactctggcagttaggaactgaaactatCAAATCACTTCCACACCCCTACTTGCAAAATCTACTATGAGGATTCTTCTCCTTAGGAGCTTCTTTAAGCAACAATCCATctttcacagaaattctgcccttaccctcttcaccaaGGGCTTGCTCTGAAGGACcattttcctgagcaacaacagactctttcTGGGTTTCACTTaaatccagaatcacctctggcacATTGGGAGGATTTTCACACAATTCCCTTTGATGCAAGCTGCTAGACTCCATAGTTAAAAGGTTAGAGGCACTTTCTTTCCCTTTGCTGCTTTGTTCACTGGCAACATGCAGGTTACAAGGCTCAATCCACGCAGGCTTAGGGACCATACCCTCCttgttacaagtttccacactgtcAGTGGGTAACACAGttaaatcaccttcatgctctccttgtgccctggtcATGATATCAACCTGGTTAAACAGAGTTGTCATAACCTTACTCCACAACacactagcaacaggcaaaatagaagCACCAGAATCGCCTAGTCCCTGGGTCTTTGCTATGACACTAACTGGATGCCATCTAGTTACAATGCCTTTCTCtctagcagacacaaacttagtaacatttccttcctgggcttttgttaaatccagaaccaactctggTACAACTGATAAACTTTCAAGTAGCATAAGCTGAGAAGCACTTTCCCTTTTATGGGAAAACCCAGCCTGTACATTTACAGCCAAAACTCTGTCCTGAGACTACCTTCACTCCCAGGGGACGTTTACCACCATTTACTTCTCATTTTTCTCCACTTTCTCAGTGACCCTAATAACTGTGTTACTGTCACCAAGAGCATTGTGCAAGAGAACAACTAAACTGAGTTTTCTCTTTCTGTCATTTCTGTTATGAGACCGCCCTTTATCTCTCCCCTTCATGTCCAGAGTGAGGAATAAATATGTGAAGACTTGTCTACACATAGAAATTGCACCACTTAAACTATATTGGCCTATCCCTGCCTGTGACAGGGCCATGTGCCATGGGCTGGAGAGCCGGGGCCAAGCCAGCCCTGGTTAGAGAAGGGTccccacctgaggggaatcaggcaaTATCCAATAAAGGGCAGAAGGGGGATGGAGAAAAAGGGGAAACTCAGGAGGCTGAAGTGAAAGTTCAGAGAGTGAATGAGGGAAAACCCTGTGACCAGGAGAATTGCTATAGCTAGGAGGAGCTGGGAGTGGCCTGCTAAGGTGGGCAGGACTCAGACTGgatggcacacacacacacacacacacacacacacagagctattcTTAACAGACAAACAAATGGAGGTATCctttcctttgtcccagcacCCATGGCTGATTTCAGACAGATACTTGGAAAGTGGG
This DNA window, taken from Emys orbicularis isolate rEmyOrb1 chromosome 12, rEmyOrb1.hap1, whole genome shotgun sequence, encodes the following:
- the LOC135885980 gene encoding olfactory receptor 5AP2-like; translation: MANPEQVNQMVFTEFILRGFGNLPELQTLLFLLFLIIYIVTMAGNILISALVVTDQHLHAPMYFFLGNLSCLETCYTSTILPTVLARLLTGDRTISFNGCVTQFYFFASVLATECLLLSVMSYDGYLAICNPLHYAARMSGRVCLQLAGGSWIGGFLCSGISTLLISHLTFCGPNIIDHLFCDFIPLVKLSCNNPHLMETLAFTLTFLSSLVPFLLTLMSCICIIVTILRIPSTTRREQAFSTCSSHLIVVNIFYGTLLIVYMFPTTNILSDFKKVLSVIYTVLIPLVNPLIYSLRNKEVQETLRKACRKFMFGPCEPVSFFWLK